A window of Rufibacter sp. LB8 contains these coding sequences:
- a CDS encoding DUF1972 domain-containing protein: protein MNIAILGTRGVPNHHGGFEQLAEYLSVGLVEMGHAVTVYSPHNHPYQESTWQGVTLSHQYDPEYKVGTAGQFVYDLNCILHSRRQRFDIILQLGYTSSSIWSHLFPKHSLVITNMDGLEWKRSKYNTLTQKFLKLAEKLAVRHSDVLVADSKGIQRHLQDSYQKPSQYIAYGADLFHDHQPEVLSTFGLEPLGYDLLIARMEPENSIEMILEGLTSSASRRPLVVVGGLTTPLGKTLENRFPDKRIRFLGAVYDLEILNNLRAFSNLYFHGHTVGGTNPSLIEAMASDCLVCAHANEFNRHVLLENAYYFKTSEEVKKLLETKTKTGAELQKIAENRLRVQEHFSWPFIISEYEAFFRLSLENRARKWKKQRS from the coding sequence ATGAACATTGCTATTCTAGGCACCAGGGGCGTCCCTAACCACCATGGCGGTTTTGAGCAGTTGGCAGAATACTTGTCGGTGGGCTTGGTGGAGATGGGGCACGCAGTCACGGTATACAGTCCGCACAACCATCCTTACCAAGAGAGTACCTGGCAGGGAGTCACCCTCTCGCACCAGTATGACCCAGAATACAAAGTGGGCACCGCCGGGCAGTTTGTATATGACCTCAACTGCATTTTGCACAGCCGTCGGCAGCGGTTTGACATCATTTTGCAGTTGGGCTACACCAGCAGTTCCATCTGGAGCCATTTGTTCCCCAAACATTCCTTGGTCATCACCAACATGGACGGTCTGGAGTGGAAACGATCTAAATACAACACCCTCACCCAGAAATTCCTGAAACTGGCTGAAAAACTGGCCGTGCGCCACAGCGATGTGCTGGTAGCCGATTCCAAAGGCATTCAGCGGCATCTGCAGGATTCTTACCAAAAACCCTCGCAGTACATTGCCTACGGCGCAGATCTATTTCATGACCATCAGCCGGAAGTACTTTCCACGTTCGGACTGGAACCTCTTGGGTATGACCTGCTCATTGCCCGCATGGAGCCCGAAAACAGCATTGAAATGATTCTGGAAGGCCTGACCAGCAGTGCCTCGCGCAGACCCTTGGTAGTAGTTGGCGGCTTGACCACGCCTTTGGGCAAAACCCTGGAAAACCGCTTCCCAGATAAAAGAATCAGGTTTCTGGGCGCGGTATATGACTTAGAAATTCTGAATAACCTCAGAGCGTTTTCTAACCTGTATTTCCATGGGCACACCGTGGGCGGCACCAACCCGTCGTTGATTGAAGCCATGGCCTCTGACTGTCTGGTTTGCGCACACGCCAATGAATTCAACCGGCACGTGTTGCTGGAGAACGCATATTATTTCAAGACTTCTGAAGAGGTTAAAAAGCTGCTGGAAACCAAAACCAAGACCGGCGCCGAACTGCAGAAAATAGCGGAAAACAGACTTCGCGTGCAGGAGCATTTTTCCTGGCCGTTCATTATCTCAGAGTACGAAGCCTTTTTTAGGCTCTCGTTGGAAAACAGAGCCCGAAAATGGAAAAAACAGCGCTCCTAG
- a CDS encoding GDP-L-fucose synthase produces MEKNAKIYIAGHRGMVGSALLRKLQEAGFHNFILRTSAELDLRNQAAVERFFAEEQPEYVFLAAAKVGGIHANNTQKAEFIYDNLLIEANIIHQSYQHKVKKLLFLGSSCIYPKMAPQPLKEEYLLSGYLEPTNEPYALAKIAGIKLCEAYRSQYQCNFISVMPTNLYGYHDNYDLQTSHVLPALLRKFHEARQQRLQQVEIWGSGNPKREFLHADDLADACLFLMQTYNGAEPINIGTGEDISIKDLALLIKEVTGFQGELVFNTSMPDGTPRKLLDVIRLTTLGWQYSIELKQGITQVYESLDWHSEPTSVSLTS; encoded by the coding sequence ATGGAGAAGAACGCCAAAATTTACATAGCCGGCCACCGCGGAATGGTAGGGTCAGCCCTGTTAAGAAAGTTGCAGGAGGCTGGTTTTCATAACTTCATCCTCAGAACTTCGGCTGAACTAGACCTCAGAAACCAGGCGGCCGTTGAACGTTTTTTTGCCGAGGAACAGCCGGAGTATGTGTTTCTGGCAGCGGCCAAAGTGGGCGGCATTCACGCCAACAACACGCAGAAGGCCGAGTTTATCTATGACAACCTGCTTATTGAGGCCAACATCATTCACCAGAGTTACCAGCACAAGGTCAAGAAACTATTATTTCTGGGCTCCAGCTGTATTTACCCCAAGATGGCACCGCAGCCGCTTAAAGAAGAATATTTGCTCTCTGGGTATTTAGAGCCCACCAATGAGCCGTACGCCCTCGCCAAAATTGCGGGCATCAAACTATGCGAGGCTTACCGGAGCCAATACCAGTGCAATTTTATCTCCGTGATGCCTACCAACCTGTACGGCTATCATGACAATTATGACCTGCAGACATCGCATGTGTTGCCCGCGCTGCTCAGAAAGTTTCATGAAGCCAGACAGCAGCGCCTCCAGCAAGTGGAAATCTGGGGTTCCGGCAACCCTAAACGCGAGTTCCTGCACGCCGATGACCTGGCCGACGCCTGTCTGTTCCTGATGCAAACCTACAACGGCGCTGAGCCCATTAACATTGGCACCGGAGAAGATATTTCCATAAAAGACCTGGCTCTGCTTATTAAGGAAGTGACTGGCTTTCAAGGGGAATTGGTCTTCAATACTTCTATGCCAGATGGCACCCCCAGAAAGCTATTAGACGTGATCAGGTTGACTACCCTTGGCTGGCAGTATTCCATTGAGTTAAAACAGGGAATCACCCAGGTCTATGAAAGCCTGGATTGGCACAGTGAACCAACAAGCGTGTCTCTTACATCTTGA
- a CDS encoding oligosaccharide flippase family protein has product MIKKIAANKHVKNVSWNVAEAVLYPAALLVATPIYLSALGDELYGLWTLMTSIIVSIGVVNGGLADTTIKYISKYRALQDHATAQRIFRTTLTWTLLIALAILCLSPVLSYGIVTFDLFEIPNSLTQSTILYLNISFITLAFKLIEQIFYAYYKAYERFDVFSKASIAVKVGTIVLNVLLLLAGYGLLAVLLSTLVLSFLLLILVILKTGHETGFKQLMPLFDKNITAELQQFTKWSWLQTVIGVANSQMDKFLVASLVSLEMLAYYSIGLMVVNQIHMVLTTAASTVFPLISRMEAKNETTDTLFLSLQKLVTVAGMLIILHLHLVKEFVFTAWLGPEIFQRSSGLLFYFFAYLMVASTSVMPNFYLLGSGKIKENALSLGFNALVTVAAMLALFAVLGVEGLVIGKALALFLTITLVFLYLKKTSMPHLSAFSLFQTLLLCLAGIAVLAVDQTWLTVAIILYLYYLVVELVRKNSFAKKLFARS; this is encoded by the coding sequence GTGATTAAGAAAATAGCCGCCAACAAGCATGTTAAAAACGTTTCCTGGAACGTAGCCGAAGCCGTTTTATACCCGGCGGCCTTGCTGGTAGCCACGCCTATCTACCTTTCTGCCTTAGGCGATGAACTCTACGGCCTCTGGACCCTCATGACCTCCATTATTGTGAGCATTGGCGTGGTGAACGGTGGCCTGGCCGACACCACCATTAAATACATTTCAAAGTACAGGGCCCTGCAGGACCATGCTACCGCCCAGCGGATCTTCAGAACCACCCTCACCTGGACCTTGCTCATAGCCCTGGCCATTCTGTGCTTGAGCCCCGTCCTTTCCTATGGAATTGTTACGTTTGACCTTTTTGAAATCCCCAATTCTCTCACTCAAAGTACCATTCTCTATTTAAACATCAGCTTTATCACGCTGGCCTTTAAACTGATAGAACAGATTTTTTATGCGTACTACAAGGCCTATGAGCGGTTTGATGTGTTTTCCAAAGCCTCCATCGCCGTAAAAGTGGGCACCATTGTCTTGAATGTGCTTTTGTTGCTGGCGGGGTATGGGCTGTTGGCGGTTTTGCTTTCCACGTTGGTACTTTCGTTTTTGCTACTCATACTCGTTATTTTAAAAACGGGCCACGAAACCGGATTCAAGCAGCTAATGCCCTTGTTTGACAAAAACATAACCGCCGAGCTACAGCAATTCACTAAATGGTCCTGGTTGCAGACGGTGATTGGGGTGGCCAACTCCCAGATGGACAAGTTTCTGGTGGCTTCATTGGTCAGTTTAGAGATGTTGGCCTATTATTCCATTGGCCTAATGGTGGTGAACCAGATTCACATGGTCTTGACTACTGCCGCCAGCACTGTTTTTCCGCTCATTTCCAGAATGGAGGCCAAAAATGAAACCACTGACACGTTGTTCCTGAGCCTGCAGAAATTGGTTACGGTGGCTGGCATGTTAATTATTCTGCATCTGCATCTGGTGAAAGAATTTGTATTCACGGCCTGGCTGGGACCAGAAATCTTTCAGAGGTCCTCTGGCCTGCTTTTCTATTTCTTCGCCTATTTAATGGTGGCCAGCACTTCAGTGATGCCTAATTTTTATTTGTTGGGATCTGGCAAAATCAAGGAAAACGCGCTAAGCTTGGGCTTTAATGCCTTGGTGACCGTTGCGGCCATGCTGGCGTTGTTTGCGGTGTTAGGCGTGGAAGGATTGGTGATTGGGAAAGCCCTGGCGTTGTTCCTGACCATTACGCTGGTGTTCCTTTACCTTAAAAAGACAAGCATGCCGCACCTTTCCGCGTTTTCCTTGTTCCAAACCTTGCTTTTGTGTTTGGCCGGCATTGCGGTTTTAGCTGTTGACCAGACGTGGCTGACGGTGGCCATCATTTTATATCTTTATTATTTGGTGGTTGAGTTGGTGAGAAAGAATAGTTTTGCAAAAAAGTTATTCGCCAGATCTTAG
- a CDS encoding glycosyltransferase family 2 protein, whose translation MPATPKVSVITAVYNGELYLEQTIQSVLAQTYPNIEYIVIDGGSSDGTVAILHQYSSDLAYWVSERDQGIYDAWNKGVQAATGDWIAFLGADDLLFPDAIALYIKEIEGKDLEFVSSRVELVTNDLAHLLDYGRPWKWETHKHQMKVSHVGAFHHRSLFERFGLFDTSYKIAGDYEFLLRPGASLKTHFIPKVTAKMRATGVSSTGTKVFREAQRAKHETGKLPAWRCAVDYYYYLAKNAVVGKLRSLLRGRKEARENQ comes from the coding sequence ATGCCAGCAACGCCCAAAGTCTCCGTCATTACCGCCGTGTACAACGGAGAGCTGTATTTAGAGCAGACCATACAGAGCGTGCTGGCCCAGACCTACCCCAACATTGAATACATTGTCATTGACGGTGGTTCCTCAGACGGCACGGTTGCAATTTTGCATCAATACAGTTCAGACTTGGCCTATTGGGTAAGTGAACGCGACCAAGGCATTTATGATGCCTGGAACAAAGGCGTACAGGCGGCCACCGGTGACTGGATTGCTTTTTTGGGGGCCGATGACCTGCTTTTTCCAGACGCCATTGCCCTGTATATAAAGGAAATAGAGGGGAAAGACCTGGAGTTTGTCTCATCGCGCGTGGAACTGGTAACCAATGACCTGGCCCATTTACTGGACTATGGCAGACCCTGGAAATGGGAAACCCACAAGCACCAGATGAAAGTGAGCCATGTGGGTGCGTTCCACCACCGAAGCCTGTTTGAACGTTTCGGGCTCTTTGACACCAGCTATAAAATTGCCGGCGACTACGAGTTCCTGCTACGGCCAGGCGCTTCGTTGAAAACGCATTTCATCCCGAAGGTCACCGCCAAAATGCGCGCCACGGGCGTGAGCAGCACAGGCACCAAGGTGTTCCGGGAAGCCCAGCGGGCCAAGCATGAGACGGGCAAACTACCCGCCTGGCGCTGTGCAGTTGACTATTACTACTACCTAGCCAAAAACGCAGTGGTGGGCAAACTCAGAAGTCTGTTGCGAGGAAGAAAGGAGGCACGTGAAAATCAATAA
- the gmd gene encoding GDP-mannose 4,6-dehydratase — translation MKKALITGITGQDGAYLAELLLSKGYEVHGVKRRSSLFNTDRIDHLYKDLHESNIRFKLHFGDLTDSTNIIRIMQEVQPDEIYNLGAMSHVKVSFDMPEYTANVDALGTLRLLEAVRILKLEQKTKIYQASTSELYGLVQEVPQSEKTPFYPRSPYAVAKMYAYWITVNYREAYQMFAVNGILFNHESPLRGETFVTRKITRGTARIALGLEDKIYLGNLNAQRDWGHAKDYVKAMWLMLQQETPEDFVIASGVTTTVRDFVKMAFAEVGIELAFEGEGVQEVGKIAKCQHPDYQLPVGKEVIAIDPNYFRPTEVELLLGDPSKAQEKLGWEREYDLKGLVQDMMAADLKLFERDSYLLQGGHKVLQYKE, via the coding sequence ATGAAGAAAGCATTAATAACAGGCATCACCGGGCAAGACGGCGCTTATTTGGCAGAACTTCTGCTGAGCAAAGGGTATGAGGTGCACGGGGTCAAACGAAGAAGCTCCCTTTTTAACACAGACCGCATTGATCATCTGTACAAAGACCTGCACGAGAGCAATATCCGGTTCAAACTGCATTTCGGGGACCTCACAGATTCTACTAACATCATCAGAATCATGCAGGAAGTGCAGCCAGATGAGATTTACAATCTGGGCGCCATGTCTCATGTGAAGGTGAGTTTTGACATGCCGGAGTACACCGCCAACGTAGACGCCTTGGGTACGCTGCGGTTATTGGAGGCCGTCCGGATTCTTAAGCTGGAGCAAAAAACAAAAATTTACCAGGCTTCTACCTCTGAGCTATACGGCTTGGTGCAGGAAGTGCCGCAGTCTGAGAAAACACCTTTCTACCCGCGTTCTCCGTATGCGGTGGCCAAAATGTATGCGTACTGGATTACCGTCAACTACCGCGAAGCCTACCAAATGTTTGCGGTGAACGGCATCTTGTTCAACCATGAGTCTCCGTTGCGGGGGGAAACCTTTGTCACCAGAAAAATCACCCGCGGAACCGCCAGAATTGCGCTGGGCCTGGAAGACAAAATCTACCTAGGCAACCTGAATGCCCAACGCGATTGGGGTCATGCCAAAGACTACGTCAAGGCCATGTGGCTCATGCTGCAACAGGAAACCCCCGAAGATTTTGTCATTGCCTCTGGCGTGACCACCACCGTGCGCGATTTTGTGAAGATGGCCTTCGCGGAGGTGGGCATTGAGCTGGCTTTTGAGGGCGAAGGCGTACAGGAAGTTGGCAAAATTGCCAAATGCCAGCACCCAGACTACCAGCTGCCGGTTGGCAAAGAAGTAATAGCCATAGACCCCAATTATTTCAGACCTACAGAGGTTGAGTTGCTCTTAGGAGACCCTTCCAAAGCCCAGGAGAAATTAGGCTGGGAACGCGAATATGACCTCAAGGGCTTGGTGCAGGACATGATGGCCGCCGACCTTAAGTTGTTTGAGCGCGATTCTTACCTGCTGCAGGGCGGTCACAAAGTATTACAGTACAAAGAATAG
- the hutH gene encoding histidine ammonia-lyase, protein MPEHLISPAPLSLAQLDQVLRGSTLGLSTEAEELIIRCHQYLHQKLQTSAKPIYGINTGFGALCNTSISEENLEQLQQNLVMSHACGTGPEVPAEVVKLMLLLKVQSLAYGHSGVQLATVQRLLTFYNREIFPVVYQQGSLGASGDLAPLAHLCLPLLGLGEVRFQDFKLQGHEINDIFSWQPLRLMAKEGLALLNGTQFMTAYGAIICLKAKRIARAADIIAALSLEAFDGLAAPFSPEIHRVRPHVGQQTSASRILQLLHGSELQQHEKAQVQDPYSFRCVPQVHGASLDALAYAENVFTTEINAVTDNPNVFPDEDLILSGGNFHGQPLALALDFLSIALAEWGSISERRTFQLVSGQRGLPQFLIQEPGLNSGFMIPQYTAASIVSQNKQLCTPASVDSIVSSNGQEDHVSMGANAATKGYQVVLNVERILAIELMTAVQALEFRRPLRTSPALEKLVAAFRTQVPALDKDRVLQPDIDKSISFLQQFPFEELTP, encoded by the coding sequence ATGCCAGAGCATTTAATCTCGCCCGCCCCCCTTTCGCTTGCGCAATTAGACCAGGTGCTGCGTGGCTCCACATTGGGCCTTTCTACGGAAGCGGAAGAGTTAATTATCCGCTGCCACCAGTACCTGCACCAAAAACTGCAGACATCTGCCAAACCAATTTACGGCATTAACACAGGATTCGGGGCGCTGTGCAACACTTCCATTTCAGAGGAAAACCTGGAGCAACTGCAGCAGAATTTGGTGATGTCGCATGCCTGCGGCACGGGCCCAGAAGTTCCGGCAGAAGTGGTGAAACTGATGCTGTTGCTGAAGGTGCAGTCCTTGGCGTACGGGCACAGCGGCGTGCAACTGGCCACCGTGCAAAGGTTGCTCACCTTTTATAACCGCGAGATTTTTCCGGTGGTCTACCAGCAAGGCTCCTTGGGCGCGAGCGGCGATTTGGCTCCGCTGGCGCATCTGTGCTTGCCCTTATTGGGTTTGGGCGAAGTCCGGTTTCAGGATTTCAAACTGCAGGGCCACGAAATCAACGATATTTTCAGCTGGCAACCGCTCCGGTTAATGGCCAAGGAAGGCCTGGCGCTGTTGAACGGAACCCAATTCATGACTGCCTACGGCGCGATAATTTGCCTCAAAGCCAAAAGAATTGCCCGGGCCGCCGATATCATCGCCGCGCTTTCTCTGGAAGCCTTTGATGGATTGGCCGCCCCTTTTTCGCCGGAAATACATAGAGTTCGGCCGCATGTTGGCCAACAGACGTCTGCTTCGCGCATTTTACAACTGCTCCATGGCAGCGAATTACAGCAGCACGAAAAAGCCCAGGTACAGGACCCATATTCCTTTAGGTGTGTGCCGCAGGTGCACGGGGCCAGTCTTGATGCTTTGGCCTACGCCGAAAACGTGTTCACCACTGAAATCAACGCGGTCACTGACAACCCCAACGTCTTCCCAGACGAGGACCTGATTCTATCCGGCGGAAATTTCCATGGGCAACCCCTGGCGCTGGCGCTGGATTTCCTGAGCATCGCGCTAGCGGAATGGGGCAGCATTTCTGAACGGCGCACATTCCAATTGGTGTCGGGTCAGCGCGGGTTGCCGCAATTTTTGATTCAGGAGCCCGGCTTGAACTCCGGTTTCATGATTCCACAATACACAGCTGCCTCCATCGTTAGTCAAAACAAGCAGTTGTGTACGCCAGCCAGCGTTGATTCCATTGTGAGCAGCAACGGCCAGGAAGACCATGTGAGCATGGGCGCCAATGCGGCCACCAAAGGCTACCAGGTGGTGCTGAACGTGGAGCGAATTTTGGCTATTGAACTGATGACCGCCGTGCAGGCCCTGGAATTCAGAAGGCCGCTGCGTACGTCGCCGGCCCTGGAGAAACTGGTGGCAGCGTTCAGAACACAGGTGCCGGCGTTGGACAAAGACCGAGTGCTGCAGCCAGATATTGACAAAAGCATTTCCTTTTTACAGCAGTTTCCTTTTGAAGAATTGACCCCTTGA
- a CDS encoding O-antigen ligase family protein yields MEKTALLAFRLFYGLCLLFAALLPVGGKVNNLVLILLLATWLLHTWATKSWHLISWRSEFWLAAGLFFIFVVGLLHTENLRQGFRDVEHKLALLAFPLIFLSQKILSTRQVASICRVFAYACLAVAVYILSLSFWHYGQTQDATHLFYHQLAAPVRMHAIMLSAYFALAIFRLLQDFLNPGNTHRLQKAGQLSGCLVLLTGLVLLSSKTILFAFLVILFLGMVVYFSRKQKAFTGFLAAVAVAVSLVLAILLVPNLRQRVEEIAHSKLQVLEMERFEYDTEFSGLTIRLLFWKYALTLLERDQAWLWGVGTGDSQDQLNAIYREHNLYSGNGTPQDVGYQEYDTHNQFMETFLKLGLLGLAYLLFYVSRNLFLSFQKRHYLFAAFLLLFIIFSVTETTLQANKGIFFFAFFNCLFLLQIQQETEDKETAKKSRH; encoded by the coding sequence ATGGAAAAAACAGCGCTCCTAGCCTTCCGGCTCTTTTACGGGCTCTGCCTTTTGTTTGCCGCGCTGCTGCCGGTGGGCGGCAAAGTGAACAACCTCGTCCTGATTTTACTTCTGGCCACCTGGCTGCTGCACACTTGGGCCACTAAATCCTGGCATTTGATTAGCTGGAGAAGTGAATTCTGGCTGGCTGCCGGGCTCTTTTTCATTTTTGTGGTGGGGTTGCTGCACACAGAGAACCTCAGGCAGGGCTTCCGAGATGTGGAGCACAAACTGGCGCTGCTCGCTTTCCCATTGATTTTTTTATCCCAGAAAATTCTGAGCACGCGCCAAGTAGCCAGCATATGCCGGGTGTTTGCCTATGCGTGTCTGGCGGTGGCCGTGTACATCTTAAGCCTGAGTTTTTGGCACTACGGCCAGACCCAAGATGCCACGCACCTTTTCTACCACCAACTGGCAGCGCCGGTGCGCATGCATGCCATCATGCTTTCAGCGTATTTTGCGCTGGCTATTTTCAGGCTGCTCCAGGATTTCTTGAACCCCGGCAACACGCATCGGCTGCAGAAAGCTGGCCAATTATCAGGCTGTCTGGTGTTGCTCACAGGTTTGGTGCTGCTGTCTTCCAAGACCATTCTGTTCGCGTTTCTGGTCATTTTGTTTTTGGGGATGGTGGTGTATTTCAGCCGAAAGCAAAAAGCATTTACTGGATTTTTGGCCGCTGTGGCAGTGGCCGTTTCTTTGGTGCTGGCCATTCTGCTGGTGCCCAATTTACGGCAGCGGGTGGAAGAAATTGCGCACTCAAAATTGCAGGTGCTGGAGATGGAGCGTTTTGAGTATGACACCGAGTTCAGTGGCCTCACCATCCGGCTGCTGTTCTGGAAATACGCCCTCACCTTGCTGGAGCGCGACCAGGCCTGGCTCTGGGGCGTGGGCACCGGCGACAGCCAGGACCAACTCAACGCCATTTACCGCGAGCACAACCTGTATTCCGGCAACGGAACCCCGCAAGACGTTGGTTACCAGGAATATGACACGCACAACCAATTCATGGAAACCTTCCTGAAACTGGGGCTGCTGGGTTTGGCCTATCTGCTGTTTTATGTAAGCCGAAACCTGTTTCTGAGTTTCCAGAAAAGGCATTATTTGTTTGCGGCGTTCCTGCTGCTGTTCATTATCTTCAGCGTGACAGAAACCACCTTGCAGGCTAACAAAGGCATTTTCTTCTTCGCGTTTTTCAATTGCCTGTTTCTGCTGCAAATACAGCAGGAAACTGAGGACAAAGAAACCGCAAAAAAGTCCCGGCATTAA
- the hisS gene encoding histidine--tRNA ligase, translated as MSKDKPSIPKGTRDFGPATVVKRNYIFSVIKRTFEKFGFQPLETPTMENLSVLTGKYGDEGDQLIFKILNSGDFLAKISGQDLEQGYKPLTRKISEKALRYDLTVPFARYVVMNRNEITFPFKRYQIQPVWRADRPQRGRYREFYQCDADVVGTNSLLCEAEIVLMIDEVLSTLGLDDVTIKFNHRGLLAGIAEAIGAFGREADLCVAIDKLDKVGQEAVNQELRTKGISEESITNLQPILGLSGSVEELLPQLDKLLKDSAEGKRGLQDIRGMLAFLGSFSQTQAKLELDVTLARGLSYYTGCIFEVKVNNAQMGSISGGGRYDNLTGMFGLPGVSGVGFSFGVDRIFDVLEELNLFPQDSQTITQVLIANFDEASMTYALPVLQAFRQAGISSELYPDSAKLKKQMAYADQKNIPYVLLIGSEEMQSGQLNLRNMRTGEQEKLDLPAILAHLKNNL; from the coding sequence ATGAGCAAAGACAAACCCTCCATCCCCAAAGGCACCCGTGATTTTGGGCCGGCCACGGTGGTGAAACGCAATTATATCTTCTCCGTCATCAAGCGCACGTTTGAGAAATTCGGGTTCCAGCCGCTGGAGACGCCCACCATGGAAAACCTGTCGGTGCTCACCGGCAAGTACGGCGACGAGGGCGACCAACTGATTTTCAAAATCCTGAACTCCGGCGATTTCCTGGCAAAAATATCAGGCCAAGACCTGGAGCAAGGCTACAAACCGCTTACCCGCAAAATCTCTGAGAAAGCGCTCCGCTATGACCTCACGGTGCCTTTTGCGCGCTACGTAGTCATGAACCGAAACGAAATCACCTTCCCGTTCAAGCGCTACCAAATCCAGCCCGTCTGGCGCGCCGACCGTCCGCAGCGCGGCCGTTACCGCGAGTTCTACCAGTGTGACGCGGATGTGGTAGGTACCAATTCCCTGCTCTGCGAAGCTGAAATCGTTTTAATGATTGACGAAGTTCTGAGCACCTTGGGCTTAGACGATGTCACCATCAAATTCAACCACCGCGGATTACTGGCCGGCATAGCCGAAGCCATCGGTGCCTTCGGCCGCGAGGCTGATTTGTGCGTAGCCATTGACAAACTGGACAAAGTAGGCCAGGAAGCCGTAAACCAGGAACTCCGTACCAAAGGAATCTCTGAAGAATCAATAACTAATCTTCAGCCCATCTTAGGCTTGAGCGGCTCCGTGGAGGAACTGCTCCCCCAATTAGACAAGTTGCTGAAAGATTCTGCCGAAGGAAAACGCGGTCTGCAAGACATTAGAGGCATGCTGGCGTTTTTGGGCTCGTTTTCCCAAACGCAGGCAAAACTGGAACTTGACGTGACCCTGGCGCGGGGCCTCTCCTACTACACCGGCTGCATTTTTGAAGTGAAAGTGAACAACGCTCAAATGGGCAGCATAAGTGGCGGCGGGCGCTATGACAACCTCACGGGCATGTTCGGTTTGCCGGGCGTTTCTGGCGTGGGCTTCTCATTTGGCGTGGACCGCATCTTTGACGTGCTGGAAGAACTCAACCTGTTTCCCCAGGACAGTCAAACCATCACGCAGGTTCTGATTGCCAACTTTGACGAGGCCTCCATGACCTACGCCCTGCCCGTATTGCAGGCGTTTCGCCAGGCCGGCATCTCGTCTGAATTATATCCAGATTCAGCCAAACTCAAGAAACAGATGGCTTACGCTGACCAGAAAAACATTCCGTACGTGCTCTTGATTGGCTCTGAGGAAATGCAAAGCGGCCAACTCAACCTGCGCAACATGCGCACCGGCGAACAGGAAAAACTGGACTTGCCCGCTATTCTGGCCCACCTGAAAAACAACCTGTAA